The Magnolia sinica isolate HGM2019 chromosome 9, MsV1, whole genome shotgun sequence genome contains a region encoding:
- the LOC131255877 gene encoding CBL-interacting serine/threonine-protein kinase 23-like isoform X6: MSRASWNFRNRVGKYELGRVLGEGSFGKVHLARDVETGEKRAIKVINKDRVVKDMMVAQIKREISTMKLAKHPNVVHLFEVMASKTKIYFVLEYVTGGELFDKIAKQGKLREEEARKYFQQLINAVDYCHSKGVYHRDLKLENLLLDEDGNLKISDFGLSALPQQVREDGLLHTTCGTPNYVAPEVIVDKGYDGAKADIWSCGVVLFVLMAGYLPFDEPNIMNLYKKIYRADFTCPDWFSSAARRLIIRILEPNPKNRITIPHIMESPWFKKGYKPAKFKELKNVDSSDIDLLFSTSNDCTLSDQKEEKDRRPSFLNAFDIISLSEGLNLSGLFEKEQGVRREMRFTLRCSASEILAKMEESAKPLGFSVKRRDYKMRLEGRDLGRKGHLTISTEDFQSDFQGNRRMKNAVATQQFRILLFPCSAGRPHCVSCLV, from the exons ATGAGTCGGGCGAGTTGGAATTTCAGGAACCGAGTCGGGAAGTACGAGCTGGGGCGAGTTTTGGGGGAAGGATCTTTTGGGAAAGTGCATTTGGCGAGAGATGTGGAGACTGGAGAGAAGAGGGCGATCAAGGTGATCAATAAGGACCGGGTGGTGAAGGATATGATGGTGGCGCAG ATTAAGAGGGAGATTTCTACAATGAAATTGGCTAAGCATCCAAACGTTGTGCATCTGTTTGAG gtGATGGCTAGCAAGACGAAGATATACTTTGTGTTGGAGTAtgtcacaggaggagagctcttcGACAAAATT GCTAAGCAGGGAAAGCTGAGAGAAGAAGAGGCTAGGAAGTACTTTCAGCAGCTGATAAATGCAGTAGATTATTGCCACAGTAAGGGAGTATACCATAGAGATTTGAAG TTGGAGAATCTCCTACTCGACGAGGATGGCAATCTTAAGATCTCTGATTTTGGTTTGAGTGCCTTGCCACAACAAGTTAGG GAGGATGGGCTATTGCATACGACTTGCGGGACGCCGAATTATGTGGCTCCAGAG GTAATTGTTGACAAGGGATATGATGGGGCAAAGGCTGATATATGGTCGTGCGGGGTTGTTCTTTTCGTTCTAATGGCAGGCTATTTGCCTTTCGACGAGCCTAATATCATGAACCTATATAAGAAG ATATACAGGGCAGACTTCACATGTCCTGATTGGTTTTCATCGGCTGCTCGGAGATTGATAATTAGGATACTAGAGCCAAATCCAAAAAAT AGAATCACCATACCCCATATTATGGAGAGCCCATGGTTCAAGAAAGGCTATAAGCCTGCCAAATTCAAAGAGCTGAAGAATGTCGATTCGAGCGATATTGATTTACTGTTTAGCACTTCAAAT GATTGCACACTATCAGaccaaaaggaagaaaaggacCGGAGGCCATCATTTTTGAACGCATTCGATATTATTTCACTATCTGAAGGGCTGAATCTTTCTGGACTCTTTGAAAAAGAACAg GGTGTAAGACGAGAGATGAGGTTCACTTTGAGATGTTCAGCATCTGAAATCTTGGCGAAGATGGAAGAAAGTGCGAAGCCACTAGGTTTTAGTGTCAAGAGGCGTGATTACAAG ATGAGGCTAGAAGGACGTGACTTGGGTCGGAAAGGACATCTCACTATCTCTACAGAG GATTTCCAATCAGATTTTCAAGGCAACAGAAGGATGAAAAATGCAGTGGCCACTCAGCAGTTTCGAATCCTACTCTTCCCCTGTTCAGCAGGTAGGCCCCACTGTGTATCCTGCTTGGTCTGA
- the LOC131255877 gene encoding CBL-interacting serine/threonine-protein kinase 23-like isoform X14, with the protein MSRASWNFRNRVGKYELGRVLGEGSFGKVHLARDVETGEKRAIKVINKDRVVKDMMVAQIKREISTMKLAKHPNVVHLFEVMASKTKIYFVLEYVTGGELFDKIAKQGKLREEEARKYFQQLINAVDYCHSKGVYHRDLKLENLLLDEDGNLKISDFGLSALPQQVREDGLLHTTCGTPNYVAPEVIVDKGYDGAKADIWSCGVVLFVLMAGYLPFDEPNIMNLYKKIYRADFTCPDWFSSAARRLIIRILEPNPKNRITIPHIMESPWFKKGYKPAKFKELKNVDSSDIDLLFSTSNDCTLSDQKEEKDRRPSFLNAFDIISLSEGLNLSGLFEKEQMRLEGRDLGRKGHLTISTEDFQSDFQGNRRMKNAVATQQFRILLFPCSAGRPHCVSCLV; encoded by the exons ATGAGTCGGGCGAGTTGGAATTTCAGGAACCGAGTCGGGAAGTACGAGCTGGGGCGAGTTTTGGGGGAAGGATCTTTTGGGAAAGTGCATTTGGCGAGAGATGTGGAGACTGGAGAGAAGAGGGCGATCAAGGTGATCAATAAGGACCGGGTGGTGAAGGATATGATGGTGGCGCAG ATTAAGAGGGAGATTTCTACAATGAAATTGGCTAAGCATCCAAACGTTGTGCATCTGTTTGAG gtGATGGCTAGCAAGACGAAGATATACTTTGTGTTGGAGTAtgtcacaggaggagagctcttcGACAAAATT GCTAAGCAGGGAAAGCTGAGAGAAGAAGAGGCTAGGAAGTACTTTCAGCAGCTGATAAATGCAGTAGATTATTGCCACAGTAAGGGAGTATACCATAGAGATTTGAAG TTGGAGAATCTCCTACTCGACGAGGATGGCAATCTTAAGATCTCTGATTTTGGTTTGAGTGCCTTGCCACAACAAGTTAGG GAGGATGGGCTATTGCATACGACTTGCGGGACGCCGAATTATGTGGCTCCAGAG GTAATTGTTGACAAGGGATATGATGGGGCAAAGGCTGATATATGGTCGTGCGGGGTTGTTCTTTTCGTTCTAATGGCAGGCTATTTGCCTTTCGACGAGCCTAATATCATGAACCTATATAAGAAG ATATACAGGGCAGACTTCACATGTCCTGATTGGTTTTCATCGGCTGCTCGGAGATTGATAATTAGGATACTAGAGCCAAATCCAAAAAAT AGAATCACCATACCCCATATTATGGAGAGCCCATGGTTCAAGAAAGGCTATAAGCCTGCCAAATTCAAAGAGCTGAAGAATGTCGATTCGAGCGATATTGATTTACTGTTTAGCACTTCAAAT GATTGCACACTATCAGaccaaaaggaagaaaaggacCGGAGGCCATCATTTTTGAACGCATTCGATATTATTTCACTATCTGAAGGGCTGAATCTTTCTGGACTCTTTGAAAAAGAACAg ATGAGGCTAGAAGGACGTGACTTGGGTCGGAAAGGACATCTCACTATCTCTACAGAG GATTTCCAATCAGATTTTCAAGGCAACAGAAGGATGAAAAATGCAGTGGCCACTCAGCAGTTTCGAATCCTACTCTTCCCCTGTTCAGCAGGTAGGCCCCACTGTGTATCCTGCTTGGTCTGA
- the LOC131255877 gene encoding CBL-interacting serine/threonine-protein kinase 23-like isoform X16 has product MSRASWNFRNRVGKYELGRVLGEGSFGKVHLARDVETGEKRAIKVINKDRVVKDMMVAQIKREISTMKLAKHPNVVHLFEVMASKTKIYFVLEYVTGGELFDKIAKQGKLREEEARKYFQQLINAVDYCHSKGVYHRDLKEDGLLHTTCGTPNYVAPEIYRADFTCPDWFSSAARRLIIRILEPNPKNRITIPHIMESPWFKKGYKPAKFKELKNVDSSDIDLLFSTSNDCTLSDQKEEKDRRPSFLNAFDIISLSEGLNLSGLFEKEQGVRREMRFTLRCSASEILAKMEESAKPLGFSVKRRDYKVKMRLEGRDLGRKGHLTISTEVLEVSPLLSVVEMKKAGGDALEFDRDFQSDFQGNRRMKNAVATQQFRILLFPCSAGRPHCVSCLV; this is encoded by the exons ATGAGTCGGGCGAGTTGGAATTTCAGGAACCGAGTCGGGAAGTACGAGCTGGGGCGAGTTTTGGGGGAAGGATCTTTTGGGAAAGTGCATTTGGCGAGAGATGTGGAGACTGGAGAGAAGAGGGCGATCAAGGTGATCAATAAGGACCGGGTGGTGAAGGATATGATGGTGGCGCAG ATTAAGAGGGAGATTTCTACAATGAAATTGGCTAAGCATCCAAACGTTGTGCATCTGTTTGAG gtGATGGCTAGCAAGACGAAGATATACTTTGTGTTGGAGTAtgtcacaggaggagagctcttcGACAAAATT GCTAAGCAGGGAAAGCTGAGAGAAGAAGAGGCTAGGAAGTACTTTCAGCAGCTGATAAATGCAGTAGATTATTGCCACAGTAAGGGAGTATACCATAGAGATTTGAAG GAGGATGGGCTATTGCATACGACTTGCGGGACGCCGAATTATGTGGCTCCAGAG ATATACAGGGCAGACTTCACATGTCCTGATTGGTTTTCATCGGCTGCTCGGAGATTGATAATTAGGATACTAGAGCCAAATCCAAAAAAT AGAATCACCATACCCCATATTATGGAGAGCCCATGGTTCAAGAAAGGCTATAAGCCTGCCAAATTCAAAGAGCTGAAGAATGTCGATTCGAGCGATATTGATTTACTGTTTAGCACTTCAAAT GATTGCACACTATCAGaccaaaaggaagaaaaggacCGGAGGCCATCATTTTTGAACGCATTCGATATTATTTCACTATCTGAAGGGCTGAATCTTTCTGGACTCTTTGAAAAAGAACAg GGTGTAAGACGAGAGATGAGGTTCACTTTGAGATGTTCAGCATCTGAAATCTTGGCGAAGATGGAAGAAAGTGCGAAGCCACTAGGTTTTAGTGTCAAGAGGCGTGATTACAAG GTGAAGATGAGGCTAGAAGGACGTGACTTGGGTCGGAAAGGACATCTCACTATCTCTACAGAG GTTTTGGAAGTCTCGCCTTTGTTATCCGTGGTCGAAATGAAGAAAGCAGGAGGTGACGCACTTGAGTTTGATAGG GATTTCCAATCAGATTTTCAAGGCAACAGAAGGATGAAAAATGCAGTGGCCACTCAGCAGTTTCGAATCCTACTCTTCCCCTGTTCAGCAGGTAGGCCCCACTGTGTATCCTGCTTGGTCTGA
- the LOC131255877 gene encoding CBL-interacting serine/threonine-protein kinase 23-like isoform X15 — protein sequence MKLAKHPNVVHLFEVMASKTKIYFVLEYVTGGELFDKIAKQGKLREEEARKYFQQLINAVDYCHSKGVYHRDLKLENLLLDEDGNLKISDFGLSALPQQVREDGLLHTTCGTPNYVAPEVIVDKGYDGAKADIWSCGVVLFVLMAGYLPFDEPNIMNLYKKIYRADFTCPDWFSSAARRLIIRILEPNPKNRITIPHIMESPWFKKGYKPAKFKELKNVDSSDIDLLFSTSNDCTLSDQKEEKDRRPSFLNAFDIISLSEGLNLSGLFEKEQGVRREMRFTLRCSASEILAKMEESAKPLGFSVKRRDYKVKMRLEGRDLGRKGHLTISTEVLEVSPLLSVVEMKKAGGDALEFDRDFQSDFQGNRRMKNAVATQQFRILLFPCSAGRPHCVSCLV from the exons ATGAAATTGGCTAAGCATCCAAACGTTGTGCATCTGTTTGAG gtGATGGCTAGCAAGACGAAGATATACTTTGTGTTGGAGTAtgtcacaggaggagagctcttcGACAAAATT GCTAAGCAGGGAAAGCTGAGAGAAGAAGAGGCTAGGAAGTACTTTCAGCAGCTGATAAATGCAGTAGATTATTGCCACAGTAAGGGAGTATACCATAGAGATTTGAAG TTGGAGAATCTCCTACTCGACGAGGATGGCAATCTTAAGATCTCTGATTTTGGTTTGAGTGCCTTGCCACAACAAGTTAGG GAGGATGGGCTATTGCATACGACTTGCGGGACGCCGAATTATGTGGCTCCAGAG GTAATTGTTGACAAGGGATATGATGGGGCAAAGGCTGATATATGGTCGTGCGGGGTTGTTCTTTTCGTTCTAATGGCAGGCTATTTGCCTTTCGACGAGCCTAATATCATGAACCTATATAAGAAG ATATACAGGGCAGACTTCACATGTCCTGATTGGTTTTCATCGGCTGCTCGGAGATTGATAATTAGGATACTAGAGCCAAATCCAAAAAAT AGAATCACCATACCCCATATTATGGAGAGCCCATGGTTCAAGAAAGGCTATAAGCCTGCCAAATTCAAAGAGCTGAAGAATGTCGATTCGAGCGATATTGATTTACTGTTTAGCACTTCAAAT GATTGCACACTATCAGaccaaaaggaagaaaaggacCGGAGGCCATCATTTTTGAACGCATTCGATATTATTTCACTATCTGAAGGGCTGAATCTTTCTGGACTCTTTGAAAAAGAACAg GGTGTAAGACGAGAGATGAGGTTCACTTTGAGATGTTCAGCATCTGAAATCTTGGCGAAGATGGAAGAAAGTGCGAAGCCACTAGGTTTTAGTGTCAAGAGGCGTGATTACAAG GTGAAGATGAGGCTAGAAGGACGTGACTTGGGTCGGAAAGGACATCTCACTATCTCTACAGAG GTTTTGGAAGTCTCGCCTTTGTTATCCGTGGTCGAAATGAAGAAAGCAGGAGGTGACGCACTTGAGTTTGATAGG GATTTCCAATCAGATTTTCAAGGCAACAGAAGGATGAAAAATGCAGTGGCCACTCAGCAGTTTCGAATCCTACTCTTCCCCTGTTCAGCAGGTAGGCCCCACTGTGTATCCTGCTTGGTCTGA
- the LOC131255877 gene encoding CBL-interacting protein kinase 32-like isoform X2, translated as MSRASWNFRNRVGKYELGRVLGEGSFGKVHLARDVETGEKRAIKVINKDRVVKDMMVAQIKREISTMKLAKHPNVVHLFEVMASKTKIYFVLEYVTGGELFDKIAKQGKLREEEARKYFQQLINAVDYCHSKGVYHRDLKLENLLLDEDGNLKISDFGLSALPQQVREDGLLHTTCGTPNYVAPEVIVDKGYDGAKADIWSCGVVLFVLMAGYLPFDEPNIMNLYKKIYRADFTCPDWFSSAARRLIIRILEPNPKNRITIPHIMESPWFKKGYKPAKFKELKNVDSSDIDLLFSTSNDCTLSDQKEEKDRRPSFLNAFDIISLSEGLNLSGLFEKEQGVRREMRFTLRCSASEILAKMEESAKPLGFSVKRRDYKMRLEGRDLGRKGHLTISTEVLEVSPLLSVVEMKKAGGDALEFDRDFQSDFQGNRRMKNAVATQQFRILLFPCSAGRPHCVSCLV; from the exons ATGAGTCGGGCGAGTTGGAATTTCAGGAACCGAGTCGGGAAGTACGAGCTGGGGCGAGTTTTGGGGGAAGGATCTTTTGGGAAAGTGCATTTGGCGAGAGATGTGGAGACTGGAGAGAAGAGGGCGATCAAGGTGATCAATAAGGACCGGGTGGTGAAGGATATGATGGTGGCGCAG ATTAAGAGGGAGATTTCTACAATGAAATTGGCTAAGCATCCAAACGTTGTGCATCTGTTTGAG gtGATGGCTAGCAAGACGAAGATATACTTTGTGTTGGAGTAtgtcacaggaggagagctcttcGACAAAATT GCTAAGCAGGGAAAGCTGAGAGAAGAAGAGGCTAGGAAGTACTTTCAGCAGCTGATAAATGCAGTAGATTATTGCCACAGTAAGGGAGTATACCATAGAGATTTGAAG TTGGAGAATCTCCTACTCGACGAGGATGGCAATCTTAAGATCTCTGATTTTGGTTTGAGTGCCTTGCCACAACAAGTTAGG GAGGATGGGCTATTGCATACGACTTGCGGGACGCCGAATTATGTGGCTCCAGAG GTAATTGTTGACAAGGGATATGATGGGGCAAAGGCTGATATATGGTCGTGCGGGGTTGTTCTTTTCGTTCTAATGGCAGGCTATTTGCCTTTCGACGAGCCTAATATCATGAACCTATATAAGAAG ATATACAGGGCAGACTTCACATGTCCTGATTGGTTTTCATCGGCTGCTCGGAGATTGATAATTAGGATACTAGAGCCAAATCCAAAAAAT AGAATCACCATACCCCATATTATGGAGAGCCCATGGTTCAAGAAAGGCTATAAGCCTGCCAAATTCAAAGAGCTGAAGAATGTCGATTCGAGCGATATTGATTTACTGTTTAGCACTTCAAAT GATTGCACACTATCAGaccaaaaggaagaaaaggacCGGAGGCCATCATTTTTGAACGCATTCGATATTATTTCACTATCTGAAGGGCTGAATCTTTCTGGACTCTTTGAAAAAGAACAg GGTGTAAGACGAGAGATGAGGTTCACTTTGAGATGTTCAGCATCTGAAATCTTGGCGAAGATGGAAGAAAGTGCGAAGCCACTAGGTTTTAGTGTCAAGAGGCGTGATTACAAG ATGAGGCTAGAAGGACGTGACTTGGGTCGGAAAGGACATCTCACTATCTCTACAGAG GTTTTGGAAGTCTCGCCTTTGTTATCCGTGGTCGAAATGAAGAAAGCAGGAGGTGACGCACTTGAGTTTGATAGG GATTTCCAATCAGATTTTCAAGGCAACAGAAGGATGAAAAATGCAGTGGCCACTCAGCAGTTTCGAATCCTACTCTTCCCCTGTTCAGCAGGTAGGCCCCACTGTGTATCCTGCTTGGTCTGA
- the LOC131255877 gene encoding CBL-interacting serine/threonine-protein kinase 23-like isoform X5 gives MSRASWNFRNRVGKYELGRVLGEGSFGKVHLARDVETGEKRAIKVINKDRVVKDMMVAQIKREISTMKLAKHPNVVHLFEVMASKTKIYFVLEYVTGGELFDKIAKQGKLREEEARKYFQQLINAVDYCHSKGVYHRDLKLENLLLDEDGNLKISDFGLSALPQQVREDGLLHTTCGTPNYVAPEVIVDKGYDGAKADIWSCGVVLFVLMAGYLPFDEPNIMNLYKKIYRADFTCPDWFSSAARRLIIRILEPNPKNRITIPHIMESPWFKKGYKPAKFKELKNVDSSDIDLLFSTSNDCTLSDQKEEKDRRPSFLNAFDIISLSEGLNLSGLFEKEQGVRREMRFTLRCSASEILAKMEESAKPLGFSVKRRDYKVKMRLEGRDLGRKGHLTISTEDFQSDFQGNRRMKNAVATQQFRILLFPCSAGRPHCVSCLV, from the exons ATGAGTCGGGCGAGTTGGAATTTCAGGAACCGAGTCGGGAAGTACGAGCTGGGGCGAGTTTTGGGGGAAGGATCTTTTGGGAAAGTGCATTTGGCGAGAGATGTGGAGACTGGAGAGAAGAGGGCGATCAAGGTGATCAATAAGGACCGGGTGGTGAAGGATATGATGGTGGCGCAG ATTAAGAGGGAGATTTCTACAATGAAATTGGCTAAGCATCCAAACGTTGTGCATCTGTTTGAG gtGATGGCTAGCAAGACGAAGATATACTTTGTGTTGGAGTAtgtcacaggaggagagctcttcGACAAAATT GCTAAGCAGGGAAAGCTGAGAGAAGAAGAGGCTAGGAAGTACTTTCAGCAGCTGATAAATGCAGTAGATTATTGCCACAGTAAGGGAGTATACCATAGAGATTTGAAG TTGGAGAATCTCCTACTCGACGAGGATGGCAATCTTAAGATCTCTGATTTTGGTTTGAGTGCCTTGCCACAACAAGTTAGG GAGGATGGGCTATTGCATACGACTTGCGGGACGCCGAATTATGTGGCTCCAGAG GTAATTGTTGACAAGGGATATGATGGGGCAAAGGCTGATATATGGTCGTGCGGGGTTGTTCTTTTCGTTCTAATGGCAGGCTATTTGCCTTTCGACGAGCCTAATATCATGAACCTATATAAGAAG ATATACAGGGCAGACTTCACATGTCCTGATTGGTTTTCATCGGCTGCTCGGAGATTGATAATTAGGATACTAGAGCCAAATCCAAAAAAT AGAATCACCATACCCCATATTATGGAGAGCCCATGGTTCAAGAAAGGCTATAAGCCTGCCAAATTCAAAGAGCTGAAGAATGTCGATTCGAGCGATATTGATTTACTGTTTAGCACTTCAAAT GATTGCACACTATCAGaccaaaaggaagaaaaggacCGGAGGCCATCATTTTTGAACGCATTCGATATTATTTCACTATCTGAAGGGCTGAATCTTTCTGGACTCTTTGAAAAAGAACAg GGTGTAAGACGAGAGATGAGGTTCACTTTGAGATGTTCAGCATCTGAAATCTTGGCGAAGATGGAAGAAAGTGCGAAGCCACTAGGTTTTAGTGTCAAGAGGCGTGATTACAAG GTGAAGATGAGGCTAGAAGGACGTGACTTGGGTCGGAAAGGACATCTCACTATCTCTACAGAG GATTTCCAATCAGATTTTCAAGGCAACAGAAGGATGAAAAATGCAGTGGCCACTCAGCAGTTTCGAATCCTACTCTTCCCCTGTTCAGCAGGTAGGCCCCACTGTGTATCCTGCTTGGTCTGA
- the LOC131255877 gene encoding CBL-interacting serine/threonine-protein kinase 23-like isoform X8: protein MSRASWNFRNRVGKYELGRVLGEGSFGKVHLARDVETGEKRAIKVINKDRVVKDMMVAQIKREISTMKLAKHPNVVHLFEVMASKTKIYFVLEYVTGGELFDKIAKQGKLREEEARKYFQQLINAVDYCHSKGVYHRDLKLENLLLDEDGNLKISDFGLSALPQQVREDGLLHTTCGTPNYVAPEVIVDKGYDGAKADIWSCGVVLFVLMAGYLPFDEPNIMNLYKKIYRADFTCPDWFSSAARRLIIRILEPNPKNRITIPHIMESPWFKKGYKPAKFKELKNVDSSDIDLLFSTSNDCTLSDQKEEKDRRPSFLNAFDIISLSEGLNLSGLFEKEQMRLEGRDLGRKGHLTISTEVLEVSPLLSVVEMKKAGGDALEFDRDFQSDFQGNRRMKNAVATQQFRILLFPCSAGRPHCVSCLV from the exons ATGAGTCGGGCGAGTTGGAATTTCAGGAACCGAGTCGGGAAGTACGAGCTGGGGCGAGTTTTGGGGGAAGGATCTTTTGGGAAAGTGCATTTGGCGAGAGATGTGGAGACTGGAGAGAAGAGGGCGATCAAGGTGATCAATAAGGACCGGGTGGTGAAGGATATGATGGTGGCGCAG ATTAAGAGGGAGATTTCTACAATGAAATTGGCTAAGCATCCAAACGTTGTGCATCTGTTTGAG gtGATGGCTAGCAAGACGAAGATATACTTTGTGTTGGAGTAtgtcacaggaggagagctcttcGACAAAATT GCTAAGCAGGGAAAGCTGAGAGAAGAAGAGGCTAGGAAGTACTTTCAGCAGCTGATAAATGCAGTAGATTATTGCCACAGTAAGGGAGTATACCATAGAGATTTGAAG TTGGAGAATCTCCTACTCGACGAGGATGGCAATCTTAAGATCTCTGATTTTGGTTTGAGTGCCTTGCCACAACAAGTTAGG GAGGATGGGCTATTGCATACGACTTGCGGGACGCCGAATTATGTGGCTCCAGAG GTAATTGTTGACAAGGGATATGATGGGGCAAAGGCTGATATATGGTCGTGCGGGGTTGTTCTTTTCGTTCTAATGGCAGGCTATTTGCCTTTCGACGAGCCTAATATCATGAACCTATATAAGAAG ATATACAGGGCAGACTTCACATGTCCTGATTGGTTTTCATCGGCTGCTCGGAGATTGATAATTAGGATACTAGAGCCAAATCCAAAAAAT AGAATCACCATACCCCATATTATGGAGAGCCCATGGTTCAAGAAAGGCTATAAGCCTGCCAAATTCAAAGAGCTGAAGAATGTCGATTCGAGCGATATTGATTTACTGTTTAGCACTTCAAAT GATTGCACACTATCAGaccaaaaggaagaaaaggacCGGAGGCCATCATTTTTGAACGCATTCGATATTATTTCACTATCTGAAGGGCTGAATCTTTCTGGACTCTTTGAAAAAGAACAg ATGAGGCTAGAAGGACGTGACTTGGGTCGGAAAGGACATCTCACTATCTCTACAGAG GTTTTGGAAGTCTCGCCTTTGTTATCCGTGGTCGAAATGAAGAAAGCAGGAGGTGACGCACTTGAGTTTGATAGG GATTTCCAATCAGATTTTCAAGGCAACAGAAGGATGAAAAATGCAGTGGCCACTCAGCAGTTTCGAATCCTACTCTTCCCCTGTTCAGCAGGTAGGCCCCACTGTGTATCCTGCTTGGTCTGA
- the LOC131255877 gene encoding CBL-interacting protein kinase 23-like isoform X1 produces the protein MSRASWNFRNRVGKYELGRVLGEGSFGKVHLARDVETGEKRAIKVINKDRVVKDMMVAQIKREISTMKLAKHPNVVHLFEVMASKTKIYFVLEYVTGGELFDKIAKQGKLREEEARKYFQQLINAVDYCHSKGVYHRDLKLENLLLDEDGNLKISDFGLSALPQQVREDGLLHTTCGTPNYVAPEVIVDKGYDGAKADIWSCGVVLFVLMAGYLPFDEPNIMNLYKKIYRADFTCPDWFSSAARRLIIRILEPNPKNRITIPHIMESPWFKKGYKPAKFKELKNVDSSDIDLLFSTSNDCTLSDQKEEKDRRPSFLNAFDIISLSEGLNLSGLFEKEQGVRREMRFTLRCSASEILAKMEESAKPLGFSVKRRDYKVKMRLEGRDLGRKGHLTISTEVLEVSPLLSVVEMKKAGGDALEFDRDFQSDFQGNRRMKNAVATQQFRILLFPCSAGRPHCVSCLV, from the exons ATGAGTCGGGCGAGTTGGAATTTCAGGAACCGAGTCGGGAAGTACGAGCTGGGGCGAGTTTTGGGGGAAGGATCTTTTGGGAAAGTGCATTTGGCGAGAGATGTGGAGACTGGAGAGAAGAGGGCGATCAAGGTGATCAATAAGGACCGGGTGGTGAAGGATATGATGGTGGCGCAG ATTAAGAGGGAGATTTCTACAATGAAATTGGCTAAGCATCCAAACGTTGTGCATCTGTTTGAG gtGATGGCTAGCAAGACGAAGATATACTTTGTGTTGGAGTAtgtcacaggaggagagctcttcGACAAAATT GCTAAGCAGGGAAAGCTGAGAGAAGAAGAGGCTAGGAAGTACTTTCAGCAGCTGATAAATGCAGTAGATTATTGCCACAGTAAGGGAGTATACCATAGAGATTTGAAG TTGGAGAATCTCCTACTCGACGAGGATGGCAATCTTAAGATCTCTGATTTTGGTTTGAGTGCCTTGCCACAACAAGTTAGG GAGGATGGGCTATTGCATACGACTTGCGGGACGCCGAATTATGTGGCTCCAGAG GTAATTGTTGACAAGGGATATGATGGGGCAAAGGCTGATATATGGTCGTGCGGGGTTGTTCTTTTCGTTCTAATGGCAGGCTATTTGCCTTTCGACGAGCCTAATATCATGAACCTATATAAGAAG ATATACAGGGCAGACTTCACATGTCCTGATTGGTTTTCATCGGCTGCTCGGAGATTGATAATTAGGATACTAGAGCCAAATCCAAAAAAT AGAATCACCATACCCCATATTATGGAGAGCCCATGGTTCAAGAAAGGCTATAAGCCTGCCAAATTCAAAGAGCTGAAGAATGTCGATTCGAGCGATATTGATTTACTGTTTAGCACTTCAAAT GATTGCACACTATCAGaccaaaaggaagaaaaggacCGGAGGCCATCATTTTTGAACGCATTCGATATTATTTCACTATCTGAAGGGCTGAATCTTTCTGGACTCTTTGAAAAAGAACAg GGTGTAAGACGAGAGATGAGGTTCACTTTGAGATGTTCAGCATCTGAAATCTTGGCGAAGATGGAAGAAAGTGCGAAGCCACTAGGTTTTAGTGTCAAGAGGCGTGATTACAAG GTGAAGATGAGGCTAGAAGGACGTGACTTGGGTCGGAAAGGACATCTCACTATCTCTACAGAG GTTTTGGAAGTCTCGCCTTTGTTATCCGTGGTCGAAATGAAGAAAGCAGGAGGTGACGCACTTGAGTTTGATAGG GATTTCCAATCAGATTTTCAAGGCAACAGAAGGATGAAAAATGCAGTGGCCACTCAGCAGTTTCGAATCCTACTCTTCCCCTGTTCAGCAGGTAGGCCCCACTGTGTATCCTGCTTGGTCTGA